A region of the Yarrowia lipolytica chromosome 1C, complete sequence genome:
GGAAGCATTGCCCAAGCTGCAAAAACTGACGCTAGTCGGTATCACCCCGACCCTGTTGACGCACGCACAGTTCGTAGCTGCCGCGGAAAAGATGGCCATCAATGAAATGGACTGCCACTTTCTCCAACGACCAGCTTCCACTTTCGCACAAGATATCAAACTGTCCCTATCCCCTACTCTCTACTACAAGAACCAGAGACTCGACTTGTAATACTGCACCGGTACACCGATCTATTTATTTTTACCATAATAATAttaatgtatttattgttAGCAACAATACGGAAAAGAATAGTGAAAGCGAATTCTCTTATAAAATAATCACAAGCTGATTTTGTTGGTTCCGCGCAAGCCTCACGCCCCCAAGAGGTCGTCGTGCACGCCGAGGGAACGCACCAAGGTTGGACAGTGCATAGACTCGGTGCTTGAGCTCCCTCTGTGAGAGTGGAGCCGGCTTGTTCTGACTTCGAAAACGTTGCCGTCGGCCAGCAGGAGTGCCAGGCTTACGCACAGACCAAACACCAAAACCTCCTCGACCTACATCAGCCGCACcacttccaccaccaccacgcCAAGCATCACTGACACCAGGTACTTGATCCACCCCAGCACTGCCGTGTCTCTGTATGACCCGGTGCTTGTCTCTAGTAAGTTAGCATAATTAAAGGATGAAAAGAAATCTCGGCTCCAGCCATCACCGTCGATGTCGGTACCGCAACTATCACACTCACTCTTTCTCTCAAATGGTCTCCGTGGGTTCACCACCTCGTGatcatcctcctcttcaacGGTAGCGACTTTCTTCGGATACTCATCGTAGACTGGCTCCACAGGGTCCTTTGGCTCTGGGACAGCGGGGGCCTTCCGTGTGGGGGGCGATGGGGGCGGTGCCGCAAGAGGCTCCTTCAGATCAATCACCTGCTGCACCTCAGTGTCCTCGATCACATTTCCTTCCAGGTCGTAGATGGTGTACGATGTACCCCGCTTGTGCAAGTCAACATACTTGCCCCTGGGTGCCCGCACGCCACGAGTTATCATGTCCAGACCAAACGTGTCGGGGAGAGGGTtcatggtgttgatgttggGATACACGAGCTCGCACCTCTGAGGTCGCTCCACAGCTCGGAAGTCTGacagcttggccttggggGCGTCGTGGTATGCTTTCTTGAGTGCCTCAAAGTCCTCCAGAACCTGCGCGGAGTGGTTCTTGTAGATCTGGACAAGACCATAGTCGTTGGGCTCCTGGGAGAACTCGTAAATGAGCCCTCCAGAAAATACGTCAGTCATGCTGCTTGAGTAAACTGCTCGGACCTCCTGGAAAGTACGGGGCTTGACTTCGTTGCATCCGTactcggagaagatgagCGGCAGCGAGTAGTCCCTGTAGTCGTCCACGAGTCTGTCGTATCCGGAAGACACGAAAGACTGTTCGCCACACCACTGATAGGAGTTGACTCCGTAAAAGTCGACGGAAGACATCTCGTCACCACACTCGAGGTATTGTGCCAACGAGGTTCTGTACTTGAGATCGTCTGCGGCAGAGTATCCGACGGGAATCTTTCGGGGCGACTGGTTGGCTAGGTAGTACTTGAGGTCTCTCACTACAGCCTTGATGTAGTTGGGCGACACCATGGCGGACTGGTCATCGTTGACGACCTCGTTGCCGGCAAAGAAAGCCAGAGTGTTGTTGTAATGGGAGAACTGCTCGACAACCTTGAAGATGTGCTCCAGGTACTTTTCATGGTAGGTGGTCCAGGGCTCGTATCGGTTTAGCGACTCGCCAATGCGTGGGGAGTTGACGTCGAGAATGAGGTAGATGCCTGCTTCTGCCAGCAGGGTCATGCATTCGTCGTGGTTGATGTCTGGGTTGACTGTGTAGACGCGGATTGCCTATGTTAGCTGAGGGGTGCAAGTCACTGTTAAGAGTGGATTATACTCACATTGACTCCGAGCTGCTGAAACAGGTAAATATCTCTGGAACATGCCTCGTAGTCTGACAGCGGGTCCGATCGGCCCACAAACGCCGACGACCCGCCGGGCTGGTAGTCTATGcccttgaagaagaactGCGTTAGTAACACAAACTGGTATCACAAGCTCTGATGTGTTGAGGGTGGAATCAAAAGGGGGGGtgtcaaggaggaaggTATCATACCGGTTCTTTGGTGACCGAGTCGCGGAAGTGCTGCCTTCCCACTCGATAGGAGCAATTCCGGCCAGAACTGTGGCCGCCAGTCCGAAAAGTCGCAGGACGGTCCTCATGTTTCTTCAGTGTGTTGCTTGATAGGGTGTGGTGGATGAAGAGAGGCAGGTTGTGAGTAGCTGAGAATTAGGCCATGTCTTTTTAGATATGGTCACAAAAGCGTTTTCACGTTACCACGGAGACGGTGTTATGGCCGCCGCCTTAATTGGGGTATGGGAGCAATgaagtatgtactgtactgtactgtacttgtacttgtacttgtagtgtaaTTAGGCTGAAGCGTCTTAGGCAACCTCCCTTGCTTTTatatgcaaaaaaaaaaaacagcagcagtcagTGAGCTTCCGTGGATCTCTATTTATACATCAGAGACACGCCATATCACTGCCCACAAGGTCACATAACAGAGGTGGTGGGATCTTTGAGCTGCTAATGGTTCCTTGGTATACATTATACTACTGATTTTACTACTATAGAACTCTTCTATCCAATACACTCTCCATACGCTGTCATGAATTTATCGTATTTCTCtttcatttatttatttatttaatcCAATTAAACCATCCTAAAATACTCATATTTCTGCACCCCACCTTTCTGTCGCACCCATGCACATCACACCATACCACAGCTCAGTCAACACACTTAACACTCATGTGTTACCTACATCGAGTCAAGCCAACGGTAGTTACTGTTCCAGAGGCGCGTTGTCATTCGATTAATCAATGTGAAATGGACCCCAAAAGATACCCTCAACCAGTCAACCACAGTCCCATTCTTCCAGGTGAGTGTCGTGAAGATGAGTTTGCGATTGATCTACACTGGCTTCTGGAAGACAACTCTCAGATTTCCGGATCCTTCAAGAGTATCAAGTAACTCTTGAGTTTCATCCActtctctacaagtacagtagctgtCGCATACTGCTATCAACACCTCCTACAGAGACATGATCTAACCCAGATACAAAGGAAAGAACAATGTGTTTGCTACAATAGCAGATGTAAGCAACTTCTAGTTGAGTGTTCCATACTCCAACTCTTCCTTTCAACACATCTGcgcgaaaaagaaaaaaaaggactACCTCACTGCTGACTAACGACAGAAATACCGTCTGAAATGGCAAAAAAGTTGTGCCGAAACACTGCCTCCGCAACGGAGAATTGAACTCCGGTCCCCCGCGTGCTGAACAGACGTCCTGACAGGCGGAAATTCTAGCCACTAAACTATTGCGGATGTGGGGTGGGAAACGAAGCAGTCAATGTGTGTCTTGAGAGGATATGGCTGACTAAAAGGCGACCAAAAAAGCGATTAAACGAACAAATAAAAGCCTACGGGAGATTATGGGGGTTGTTGTACCAATCATGTAAAATATATCACCtctgctcttcttcagTAGTCAAACAGTATTATGtgcaagaaaaaaaatattaGATTGGCAAAAGAATTAGATTTGTCAAAGAAGGattgcagcacccaggattctcgtatggtctcccactacaatactaactagggctctctggtgcttggACTAATGGGCTGATCGGAccgggaagccgtattttcaccaggatatggccgcaaccATTGAGACAAAAAAAGCGTTTATCCTACATATAGGGTCAtaaaagtcacgtgaccaaaatTCTAAGATGTTCTTTTCAACTGGTTAATGGAGGTTTTGAGAATTTTCCAATGACATAAAGGGTTATATAGATCTACCATTTTTACGCTGTATCAAGTATTTTACTCCAAGTCTCTTTTATGATGTTGTTCTAGATGTCTCTAGTTTCTCAACTTTGAGAGTGTCTCAGAGATGTAGTTGTCAATTTATTTGGGGTTTACTGCTATTGTACGTAATTAGAAGGTTTATTACAGtagttactgtactttgTGATTGTCTCAATGTTATTTGACTGGTGTTGACTGGTATACCTCAACTATCCATCACATCAGATCAAAACCAAGTAAAAGTCTTACTTTTGTTGGAAAGTTTGTTGGAAATATCAGGAAACATACTCCACGGCGAATACTGCCTACAGAAGGTCATTTTACAGCCTGTGGAATAAATAAAGCtctctttttccttctAAATTGCGTTCTGGCACTTTTTGATAGCGGTTTACCACTTTTTATCCACCCAAAACCATCTCTTTGGTCGCTTGTTGCTGACACACTAACCTCGACAGGCTCCATCCAGCTCCATCCAGCTCCATCCAGCCTCATGCTTATCCAGTgcaaagaagagaaaagagGGCAAATTTCATCAACATATGTCTGTTATTTGACTTCCAGTAGTCCTATCTTCGCTGTAAGGTTGATTATTGTCCATCTACCGAGACCCACTAAGCACATGTCTCAAACGCATAACTAGTTTTAATCAACATGGATAATGCATCTTTGAACTCAGTTAACAAGAGGGTGGAGATGCTTAAGGGTCTTGGAGATGAGGTGATAGAACAGAACAGAACATCAAAACGAGGCTTTTAGGGAGAAAAACGCGGGAGGAAAACAAAATTCATTATTTGTACCGAATCCAAGCTACATCGTGAAACATCAGTGATACAAATTGACCCCACCCTTCCCCTTGGACGTCTCCCATATGAGATGGGCTACTTACGATTGGGTATTTAGGGCTAGGGTAAGAGCTGTATTATCGTGCAGCTGGTTTCtgtatacagtacatgtgATGACTACCATTGCTATCGTCACAGTGCCACGAATGACACTCCCGGTGGAGCTTTGTTTGCAGCTATTTCATCTCTGCGACTTGGAGAGTTGCCTTGCGCTCAGTGAAAGCTCTTGCACCTTCTTCCACGTCTTTGAGGGTCTAGACGACAGTCTGATCCGATCCAAGGTCCAGAAACGAGTGCCTTGGATGACCCTCGACGAATCAGGCACCCAAATTTACACCTGGGCTAGAGCAGCTCGTTTGATCCGATCTCGAACCTCTGGAGTCCGCTCAAAATCACCCAAGTGGAAGGTGGTGAAGAACCTGAGACCCTTGTTGTCGGTGCACCCAGTCGTTGAATTTCTGCCCACGGTGAGCATCGACACTAATCTTCCAGACTCGTTTGAGCCCATTTTCGACGAAATTGATCCTCGTCATGAACCATACAAGTTCCAGGGCGAACACTTGTGTGTTGGCGACATCTCTATGAATCTCAAGACTCTCAGAAAGAGTGTAATCTCACCGGCAGAGTCCAAACGACCAAAGCAGCTTTCGCAAATCTTCGACGATAGACCAGATCACAGTACAATGGTTATTCATGAGGATGATCCCGTGGGACAACGGCTCTGGTTTTCTGGGGAGAATTCCACGACCATTCATCTCACGGAACAGAGAAGAGGTCACATGTACTCGCAGATCGACTACTTGATCGACAAGCCTGGATCAACGTTAGAGGATGGATCCATTGGCTTCGATCCATGCTCTTCGGTGGCGCTCCCACTTATTCGAGATGATGGAGCTAATGGCCACTATCGAATCAAGATGTTGCCTGCGCCTTTTGGGGGAGCTTTCATCGTGGAGTACTCGACGCCCACACTTCGTATTTCGTACATGGACCCCAATCCGTATGAAAACAAGGTGGTTCTGTTGGCCAAACTGGAAGGCCACACTATCACTACCTTCCCGGTGGATATCCAGATTGAAATTTACAATGGCTTGCTCTACTTCAACGTGGATGGCCAGTTTGTGCGTCTATGGGTTGATTTGGGGTTCCAGAAACGCCAGACTTACCAGCAGTTCACAAAGCTCAATGTCAGCACCGAAGTAAGAGGATTCTACCAGCAAAGAAAGTACACTCGTGCCCTGAGTGCCACCCGAACTGACTGGGCCCCTATTGGTATCTACACAGAGACCACAGGACATGCCGACTTGGATCCTCGGGGGAAGGAGCGATATGTGACAGCATCCAACTCGGATCCTTTCTATGTCGGTGATCTACTAACTGGCAAGACCTTCGTGGCCAAGTATGGAGACGGAATGCCTGTGGTACATTTGGCTGGAGCTTCGGCTGATTCAGATACGCCTGTGTTCTATGAATGGGCTATGGATGACTTTGAGGGACTGTGTGATGATCTGAGAGCCAGCTCAGATACCCAGCCAACCCAGTCTAGAGAAGATCTGTGCACCACCATCACTATGCACGACTTTTGGTCTCGCATTCTCCGCATGGATGTGGATATGGAGAGAGTCGTCATGACTCTGAGACATACAGATAACGTCACTGTTGGTTATGTGGGGTTGCAGGGGCAGAGTTTGGGCGACGAGGATGACAAGCAAATGCCAGTCCCATGGAGAGAAGGTGCGTTTGGCAAGGTGGAGATGTTTGAGGCTGTGGAAGTTATAGATGATGAGCTTGAGCAGGAGGCTGAAGAGGAGAGGGTGGGTTTCAAGGTGTGATTGTGATAGTAGAAGGATTATTTATTGCTTATAGCTTCTCAAATGTATTGATATATGATGGCTGTGGTCTGTAAAGGTGCCTCTGTGTGTTTTGTAACTATTGGAACGTAAAGAAGTGGTGGTACAAAGACATACTACAAGGGCAGCTGTTTCATCTCGGAATAAATTAttatgtatgtactcttATAGTTAGTAATTATGCATGATGCTCATATGCTGATGAGTTCCAGTGTTCATAGTCTGgatgttttgttttgtgtTGGAAGCCCCTGTTAAACAGAACGCGGCGTTAGGATACCCTGCAGTTTGTGTGGGGAAGATGAGGGAGGGTTACTCTTGATGGCCCTCACGGACAATGTCCTCATGTATCCTACTCCAACAGTCTAAGATACTGCTGCTCTTCCTTGTGATCCATCTCCTCGCAGATAGCCAGTACGACATTGATCAGGTCAGACGTCTCAAGGACAGCATCGTGGTCATGGATGTCCACCAGTCTGAGCGTGGCTGTAAAGCCAGCCTTGGTCAGTGTATCTTCAAACTGCAGAACCTGTCTGAGAGGCACCAGGGTGTCGTGTTTCGAGTGGACGAGTGTGAATTTGAGATCGGCCACGTCAGGGCCGTATAGAGCGTCCCATTCGAGTCTTGCGGGGGACGAGTCATCCCAGTTCTCAGCATCGGCTCCATAGGCGTCTAGAATGTATGATTTGTAGCACGGGGAAGACTGCGACACGTCCAACAAGTCGTAGACACCTCCCGAGCCCACAATATGCTTCACCCAGGTTTCTCCAAGCGACAGACGAGCTGCCACGTACTGGAAGGCCATGCAGGCTCCTGCTCCATGGGCCAGAATGACGGCTGTTTTGATTCCGTATGCATTTCTGAGGAACTGTACAGCTGCTGTAACATCGTGAAGGTGGTCTGGGTGTTCCACCTCGGGACTCAGGCGGTAGTCGATCGAGGCTCCGGCCCAGTGGGGAGGCAGACGGGTCAGAATACTAGCTCCTACGTCTTTGCTCTGGGAGGCGTCCCTCCAGTAGCCTCCATGGATGAAAATGAGCCACTTGGTGGTTGGACAGAGACCCGATTCGGGCAGGTACAGATCCAGCGTGTGAAAGGGGTTAGGAGAGGGTATATAGGGAAGAGTGACTGCTGGTGGGCGTCGGGTTCGGGGGACCATGAGAGATAGCACGTCTCGTGAGTAAGACGACATATCGTCCGAGACCATAGACCCGTTGTCCGGGAAGATAGCTGGCATGGTTGTAGTTGGGGCGCGGTTGACCGGTCGGCTTTTTTGTGAATCCGTTTTCAATTATTTTCAACCTCAAAATGTGGGGCAAACTTgttgtatatatactttAGCTATTTTTTCCCGTCTGCATTTTTAAGAGAGCCGAGCAATCCAAAAGGTTATTTTGTGAGAGGGGCGAAATGAGGGTGTCTGTAAACTGGCGAATAATGAAGGTAGTCGGATGCTGTTGGTCTTGATTAAGGGAAGATTCCTTTATCTCCGATTTGGTGTTTTTATTTTGGCATTTGCCCCACCCATGGATGCCATAGGGTCGACCGACCCCCACAACGATCCCGATTCCGAAGCAATCCGAAACTTAGATTGCCTAGCTGCTTCTACCGTCGTCACGTGGACTAGACTCTCTTGGTCTGCTCCATGTGCAGATATTACCGAGCTCGCCACTTCTATCCCATATTATCGCCGCTTTTCGCCCCGCCGGCAAGACTTATCCCGCTTGGTGTCACCCCCGGAGAACGCGTTCGTCTCTCTCTTCAACGGTGATCTCCCACGGCTAAATTCCTAGACTCGAAGAGGTAACGCTCGACAGCAAAGTCCCAGCCGCCGCCGTTGTGAGAGTGTTTACCTTGTGAGTCTGGCTTGCCGGGGTCAAAAAAGTCacctgttttttttctggcCCACCCTGACAGAACTCTATCAGTCGGAGATTGAAAAGGGACGGAGAcaggagatggagcagaCATATTTATATTAATTATGATAGCCGTGTAATGAGCCGTGTCATGGGCCATCTGGGGGaggccacgtgactttgGCGCACGGCGCGCTAGACCAGTATGAACAAACGGGGTAAAACATAGACAAACACTTGTTCCAGGCAGCCGTACTAAGGCTGCAGAATGTAACATGGATGCGATGGGACCTGTTATAGCGATCCGTAGGGTGGTATTGAGGGATATACAGACACGGGAGGATGTGGGTCACTGCACGTGGTTGCACGTGTATATAAATAGGATGTCCTGTTTGTTGTCAGAGTATTATCATGTGACCCggatacaagtacttgtattcgTACCGGTATATTTCGGGGTTGATTAGATAATATGAACCTCTCTTACTGTACAAGCCGTGGTAGAATATACGCTTCCAAAACacattgtacaagtataagtATAACCCTAGTATAACGCGGTATGACATATTTGGTGGAGAGGGGGATATAGGGGCCGCAATGTCCATAGACACGTGACAACTACCAGGTCACATGACATGCGTCCCTACATCATCCAGCCGAGGCCTGGGtgtcatctccatcatttcctccttccacaCTGACTTTCCACACTGACTTCCACACTGACTTCCACACTGAGTTTAATATCATGTCGGAGGGATGCGCAGGGTGAGAAGAAGCAAAAGGGgggggtcacgtgaccggacCAGGGGGAGTGCACGTGTTTGGGCTCCACCAGGACATTCACGTTTCCAGGTTACGAGAATTTCAGCCGGGCATTCAACTTGATGGTATGAGGAATTTTTCTCTGTATCATATTTTGACGTGTCACGGTTCGGAGTCCGCCTTGACGATTCACGAGATATTCCATTCCATTTACAGCGGAAAATTCTAGAATGCGGAAACGAGGCCAAAACAGCCCAAAACGCGCCTGAAAGAGGAGAAAAAACCGACATTTGCCACGGAATATTGTAATAAAACGTCAGCTATGGCCACTCAGTCATCGGCTGGTGGGCCCCAGCCAACAGGCCCCCACGCTGTCGTCCGAGTTTATCTGCCTTACTAACTCGCTTGACTAAGAGGAATCATAATTATTCCTAATGATCTTCCTCCCAGCGAGGATGTTATTACAGATAGTTGCAAGGCGTCGAAGAACATCAGAGCGCGGCTTACTGAGCAGCAAGAAGTTCAGTTGAGGCTTCAGGCAAATATGAGCACCTTTTCGAAGACGTGGATGAAGTCTCAACCCTCAAATGCCTCCTATCTAATAGCTGTAcctacgagtaccagtATATACTGCATTGTACGATAGTAAGCACGGTATTAAGCACGATAGCAAGCACGACAGTAAGCACGATAGTATGACCATCTATAGCCAGAGCGTTATCAGCAGATGGACAATAGTCAATGTATACCGCCACATCCCACAATCAGATTATTCAGTCATGCACCTGCCCCTTACTCATGCTCGTAATGCTTGCAAATCCGGGTCTCTGTATGGTTCTTGACTTTGGTCCGTTTTGCTTTTTTGCTCGCGTTCACGCATTAGTGTTGCTAAGTCAGAAGTGACTGTACAGAGTTTGCCCTTGTGTGACTGAGCATTTGAAGGAATTAGATAATTGAGTTGGGTCGAGTGCGGGGTGGTTGAAGGCTCTGAATATCGACGAATACTCTTCATAATGGAAATATGAAAGCGGAATTGCCATAAAACCGCCAAAAATAACCATAGTCGTCTCTATCAGATTTCGCATGGCCCTTCTATAACCCCAGTTATGAGACACGTTGTGCTCCCCCCCCCATTCAAACCCAAATCAGTGATTATGCACGGGATCCTAACCGTCACACATCCCAGTTGCGCCCTGCAAAACCGTGCTAAaaaatgtatatataccaCCGACGTCGCCCTGCCATGGTAACTTCCAGATGAACACACTCACatctctcttcttcctcacACTAGCCGTTTTCGCCTCTCTACTTGGTCGAAAAGCCTACATttccaacatcaccaacacacCCATTAcatcaaccaccaccaacactcAGTCCTACGACACCAAACTCCCCGATCTAGACATGCCTTCCATCGCCAAACGAACCCCCGTTCTCTTCGTGCCCCACGGAGGCCCTACTCTCATGTACGAGGGCGACCCCAACTCGGATCAGAAGGCTTTCGCCTACCTGCGAGCCTTTGGCCgagagctgctcaagaagcacaAGGAGAACCCCGAGTCCGTCAAAGGCGTCATTGTCATGTCCGCCCACTGGGAGCATGCCTACCAGAAGGACGAGAACCCTCGAGAGGTTTCTCCCAACAAGCTGCCGAA
Encoded here:
- a CDS encoding uncharacterized protein (Compare to YALI0C06710g, no similarity) → MRWATYDWVFRARVRAVLSCSWFLYTVHVMTTIAIVTVPRMTLPVELCLQLFHLCDLESCLALSESSCTFFHVFEGLDDSLIRSKVQKRVPWMTLDESGTQIYTWARAARLIRSRTSGVRSKSPKWKVVKNLRPLLSVHPVVEFLPTVSIDTNLPDSFEPIFDEIDPRHEPYKFQGEHLCVGDISMNLKTLRKSVISPAESKRPKQLSQIFDDRPDHSTMVIHEDDPVGQRLWFSGENSTTIHLTEQRRGHMYSQIDYLIDKPGSTLEDGSIGFDPCSSVALPLIRDDGANGHYRIKMLPAPFGGAFIVEYSTPTLRISYMDPNPYENKVVLLAKLEGHTITTFPVDIQIEIYNGLLYFNVDGQFVRLWVDLGFQKRQTYQQFTKLNVSTEVRGFYQQRKYTRALSATRTDWAPIGIYTETTGHADLDPRGKERYVTASNSDPFYVGDLLTGKTFVAKYGDGMPVVHLAGASADSDTPVFYEWAMDDFEGLCDDLRASSDTQPTQSREDLCTTITMHDFWSRILRMDVDMERVVMTLRHTDNVTVGYVGLQGQSLGDEDDKQMPVPWREGAFGKVEMFEAVEVIDDELEQEAEEERVGFKV
- a CDS encoding uncharacterized protein (Compare to YALI0C06732g, weakly similar to uniprot|Q8X0A9 Neurospora crassa Conserved hypothetical protein, similar to Saccharomyces cerevisiae YDR428C; ancestral locus Anc_5.535); its protein translation is MPAIFPDNGSMVSDDMSSYSRDVLSLMVPRTRRPPAVTLPYIPSPNPFHTLDLYLPESGLCPTTKWLIFIHGGYWRDASQSKDVGASILTRLPPHWAGASIDYRLSPEVEHPDHLHDVTAAVQFLRNAYGIKTAVILAHGAGACMAFQYVAARLSLGETWVKHIVGSGGVYDLLDVSQSSPCYKSYILDAYGADAENWDDSSPARLEWDALYGPDVADLKFTLVHSKHDTLVPLRQVLQFEDTLTKAGFTATLRLVDIHDHDAVLETSDLINVVLAICEEMDHKEEQQYLRLLE
- a CDS encoding uncharacterized protein (Compare to YALI0C06644g, similar to ca|CA0882|CaPHR3 Candida albicans surface glycoprotein (by homology)) produces the protein MTLLAEAGIYLILDVNSPRIGESLNRYEPWTTYHEKYLEHIFKVVEQFSHYNNTLAFFAGNEVVNDDQSAMVSPNYIKAVVRDLKYYLANQSPRKIPVGYSAADDLKYRTSLAQYLECGDEMSSVDFYGVNSYQWCGEQSFVSSGYDRLVDDYRDYSLPLIFSEYGCNEVKPRTFQEVRAVYSSSMTDVFSGGLIYEFSQEPNDYGLVQIYKNHSAQVLEDFEALKKAYHDAPKAKLSDFRAVERPQRCELVYPNINTMNPLPDTFGLDMITRGVRAPRGKYVDLHKRGTSYTIYDLEGNVIEDTEVQQVIDLKEPLAAPPPSPPTRKAPAVPEPKDPVEPVYDEYPKKVATVEEEDDHEVVNPRRPFERKSECDSCGTDIDGDGWSRDFFSSFNYANLLETSTGSYRDTAVLGWIKYLVSVMLGVVVVEVVRLM